From the genome of Carnobacterium viridans:
CCTAGTCTTTTTTTGCTTTATTCGACTTCTTTGTTTTTTGTTTTTCTTCGTGCACCCTTATTTTTATCTACTTTTTTGCGGTGTTTCTTCTTTTTCTTAACAGGTTCGATGATTTCTTTTTTAGTTGCCTCAACGATTGGTTTAATCGTCTTTTTCACTTTAACAGGTGCTTTTACTGCTTCAGAGGTTTCCGGCTGTTCCTCAGCTAATGGACGCTCTTTCACAATTTCTCCACCATACAAGTAGACTTGGTTCAATTTGATTTCCAATGAAGAAATTAATTTTTTGAATTCTCTTAATTCACGTTCATTAACCAAGGTCAAAACAGTTCCAGTTTTCCCCATTCGCGCTGTACGACCTGAGCGATGAATGTAACTTTCTTTCGTTTGTGGAACATCGTACTGGATTACGTATGGCAAGTCTTGAATATCTAATCCTCTAGAACCTACATCCGTCGTTAACAATAATTTGATTTTGCCATCGCGAAATTGTTGCAAAGCTTGTTTGCGCTCTGTTTTGTATTTTTCACCGTGTAAAACAGCTACAGAGATGCCTTCGTAATTTAATTTCTCAAAAGCTAATGTTAAATTGGCTACATTGTTTACAAAAACAAGCCCTCTAAAATCTTTCATATGCGTCAACCGTCTAAGCGTCTCTACTCTTTTACGTGTAGGTGTTTCAATATACGCGTGAAGGACTTCACCTTTAGACTGATCCTCTTCTGTTGCATCGATCCATTCCGGTTCTACATTAAACCATTTGGCTAAATCTTGCATCAATTCATTGCTGGTAGCTGAAAAGAAGCCCATTTGGCGTTGCCCAGGCATTTTATTGACTAGCTTTCTTACCGTTGCCAATTGTTCTTGTTGTAGTAGTTGATCTGCTTCATCCAAGATAACCGTTTGTACTGTATGCAATTTCAATTTTTTTGTCTCAGAAATTTCAAAGATTCGTCCAGGAGTACCGACAATAATTTCTGGTTTTTCTTTCAATTTATCCAACTGGCGGTTTAAATTGGCTCCACCAATAATTGTCTGACTGTTTAAGCCTAGTTGGCTTGCCCACTCTTGGACTACTTCTCCCACTTGAATCGATAATTCTTGTGAAGGTGTCAAAATAACTACTTGGACACCAGCTTTTGGTTCAACTCGTTCTAAAGTTGGAAGTGTATAGGCTACTGTTTTACCAGTTCCTGTAGGTGAGATACCCACCACGTCTTTTCCTGTTTTTAGCGGTTCATAAACTTTTTCTTGAATAGCAGAAGGTTCTTTATATGCTAATGCTTCCCAATGCTGTTTAAATGCGGGTAAACTGTTTTCTATCATCATTTAGTCCTCGTTTCTTTGCGTACCTGTTGCTGTCAAGCTCTATCATATCAAAATTATACCTTTTCAGCTAACTTTTCTACTGTTATTTTTTTATTCCACAAAATTAAAAAAGGAAACTCGAATAAATTATTCGGGCTTCCCTTTTAATGAATGTTTCTTTATTTTTCATCTGCCGCAAAAACAATGCCAGCATCTTTACGTAAATCTGTCATCACTTGATTCACTTCTTGGCTTAGTGTCAACCATTCCTTATATTCCTTTTGTTTAGCAATATCATTAGGGGAGTTGATCACATCTGCAAAGTCTTTCGCTTCATCCATCATTGGATTCTCAGAAGCCTTTTGAGCAATGCTTTCTTTCAATTTAGTTTTGCCATTAATCACTTCAATCGTTGTGATCGATTCAATGCTGTCCATCGATAGTGTTTTATTCAAACCATAAATTTCAGCTGGCAAGTAAGAATTCACCATTTTACCGGCTAGTATAGTTACATCAAATCCTTTGTAGCGTAAGATGATGGTTCCCTTTCCATCGACTCCTGTAGCAATTTTCGTACAGAAATAATGGCTAGTTTCCGGCATACCGAACCATGAAATGGCAGCGTATAACGGATAAACACCTAAATCGGCTAAAGCTCCACCTGAATAATTTAACGAGAAAATATTTGGTTCTTCGCCATTTAAAACTGCGTCATATCTAGAAGAATATTTCATATAGGCAAAGGTCGCTCCTTGAAGACTTTCAATCGATTTCACTTCTTTTTTTACAATTTTAAAGTTTTCTTCATGAACATGACGTGCCGCTTCAAATAAAAACACCTTATTATCTTCAGCTACCTGAGCTGCAGCGACCCACTCACGCGGATTAGAAAAAATAGGTTTTTCTACAATAACATGCTTACCTGCGTTCATTAAGGTAACGGCTTGTTCATAGTGCATGCTATTAGGTGACGCAACATATACCACATCAATATCTGAGTTTGTAGCAAAGGCTTCTAAACTTGTTTCAAAAACAGTTGCACGATAAGGTTCTCCAAAAGCTTTAGCTTTTTCAAACGATCTTGAATACACGCCGACTAATTGATACTCTTGCGTTGCGATTGCTGCATCTACAAATTGATTCGTGATCCAATTTGTTCCGATAATTCCTAAATTTAACATCCTATCAACCTCACTTAATAAAACATTCACACGTCAAGTGCAAGCGCTTTTTCTTTTATCATACCATAGTATTCCCTTTAATTGAAATGAGAGTAAGCATTTAACCAGCTTTTGCCATTCTCTTTGGTCTGTTTGATATCGGATAAGCAATCTTGAATATTTTTCCAGTTCCGTTCATTTGGAGCATACTCTATGCCGATGATTGGGATGTCTTTAGCAATCTTTTTCTTTACTACTTCTACTTGAGCATCGGTCACGACAATTTGTATTTTTGTGTTCCCAACTTTTCCCTCTGCACTACTATAGCACACTAGCTCATTAGGAAAAAAGCTCTTTAAAATTTCAGCTAAAAATAATTCATGTGTTTCACCAAATTGAGAGATAAGCAAAACACTTATTTTAGTTTGTAATTCTATGATTTGATTTGTTAACCCTTTCCAATTGATAATCATTAAATATAAAAATTCACTAATATCTTCGTTTTCTCTTGGAAACCATTCATCATTAGCCCAGTTCTCTAGTTCAGCAATAGCCAACATTATAAATGAATGATAGATATTATCTATATGCTGCAAGGTAATTTTTGTTCGATTAACAAGAAAATAATCCTGCCCTTGAAATTCTCTTTTATACACAATATGATGAAAAATAATTTGTTGTAATTCAATTTTATTGGACAAAACAAATTTATTTTTTTCAGAAAAATGAGTTAAAAACAAGCCGACTTGCTGGTAGACTATGACTAGTTCTTTAGATAGATGGCTTGTTTGGATATTTGGCCTCAAAAATTGATTGATAAAACAAAATCCTATATAATAAATTTCTTGCTTAGGTATATGAAAGGGCAATTCATTTAGAAGTTCTTCTATACTGTCTAAAATGTTTTTCTCTATTTTCATGGGCGGCGTATACGTTTCCAACATATGGCCATTACTAATGCGTTCGAGGTTAATCAGTAAATAAAAAGAAAGTTTATTTCCCATGATATCTGATAGCGCTATGTTCATTTTTTTTGCGAATTTATGTACAATTTGTTTTACTTCATAAAAATTAGGGTGTCCCGTTACATCTATTTTGACACCGTATTTTTCCCAGAAAAAAATACTATAAAAGTAACGTATTTGTTTCTCGGGACCGACAATTGCTATAGGATTTTTTTGAATACTTAATTTATATTGGTCAAGAAATAAATTAATCTGTTTTATGCTGCGTATAATAGAAGATGTACTAGTAAATAATTTTCCAGCATAATCATCTATAGAGTAGTGAGTTTCATTATATAAACACTCTAAAAGTTGGAAATTTAAATTTTTAGCTAAAATTTCTTGATAAACACTTTCCATTTGAAAGGTCGTTGGTGCAATTAATTTTACACCACGGTGGTTGGACGTAACTAGTTTAATAGGAAGGTGAGCAGATGTATTGTAGTAGTGTATGTCTGCTTTAACACTACGAACAGAACAATTTAAGCAAAAAGCAATCTCTTCAACAGTCCACCATTCGTCACTAGCATTTAATAATTCAATTAATTCTAAGCGTCTTAATGAACTCGAATCCATCAATAATCTCATGGCACTAATCACTCCCACGTTTTTATTTCTATTCATTCGATTCAATCAATCAGATTTTTTTATTAAATAAAGAATCGTCTTCGCTACGAGACGATTCTTTTGAGGATACTCATAAAACGAGGTTTTTCCAAAGAAAATTACGTCTATCACAATTTGGCATGGGGGATTGTGAATAGATGGGGGTAAATGTAAATTGGATCAATGCAATTATTTAATTATAAAAACCAATCGTACAGATAAGTTTGCCAAACAAATCGTGGATATACGTGGTTATTTTTAAAGGAGAGAAATAAAGTTTAGGGTATTTAGACTAGACAATTATTGGGGTTTAAGGTAGGTATTTTTAATCCTCTAGAATTAGGGTATAGAATCCGATAGGGGTTCAGGCGGTTGGACAAGAAACGATGAAAGTCTAAACAATTGTTTATAATTACGTCGCATCACTCCTCTGAAAGTTAAGTAACACAAGTATAACAAACTCTAATCAAATTTTCATTTCAAAATATGCACTACAACAGGCAATTTATGATTAATTTTTTTTATTATTACCTAACTAAACAATTATCCTTAAAACTAAAAAACCAATGGATAGAATGTCTAAAAACATTCTATCCATTGGTCTTTATTAAAATTTATGCCTTAATTATCTGCGTCCTTGTTTCTTTTCACGACTTGTTCGAACTCTTAAGTTTCCTGCACGATAAGTCTCATTAGGATTTCGATCTCTATTTTGTTTGTCTAAATTGTTAATAGTATTCATATCCTCGTCTGATAACATAAAATCAAATACTTCGATATTCTCTTGCATCCGATCTTTATTACTAGATTTTGGAATCGGAATAACATCGCGTTGAATATCCCAACGTAAAGCAACTTGAGAAGCAGTCTTACCATATTTTTCACCAATGGTTGTCAAGTGACGTTCTTTACTGACATTCCCTCTTTTTAACGGACTATAAGCCATCGTCACAATATTTTCCGAATCACAAAAGTCATTTAAATCCTCGTTGGGATGTCCTGGATAAACTTCATACTGATTGACAGCTGGATTTACTTTTGCTTCTTTTAATAATTCAGATAAATCGCCTCTACTAAAATTGGAGACTCCAATTGATCGTGCTCTACCCGATTCATAGATGTCTTCGAGTGCTCTCCACGTATCTAAGTTTACTGCGTCATCTTTATCCGGCCAGTGAATCAGCAACAAATCAACATACGGTTGGTTTAACCGACTTAAACTTGCTTCAAAAGATTGGATAGCATTATCAAACCCAGCATCCGTTTTCCAGATCTTAGTAACAAGAAAGACTTCATCACGAGAGACACCTGAACTAACTGCGCGGTTGATTCCGCGTCCAACATCTTCTTCATTATCATATTGTGAAGCTGTATCAATTAATCGGTACCCTTTCATGATTGCTGCAAAAACGGCATCCTCAGCTTCTCTTCCTGTCATTCCGCTAGTTCCCAACCCAATTCCAGGAATTGTGTATCCGTTGTTTAACGCCATTCTGTCTAATAAGCTTACTACCATAGTTATCCGCCTCCTAAACTTTGTGTTACCTTTAGTTTAAACAACAGTAGGTAAAACTTCAAAAGAAAACACTTACAAATAAAAAAAAGACAACGCATGAGACACACAATAAGTTAACTATTGTTGTGTCACCACACTTGTCTTTTCAGTTAGGTATGATTTGTTTTCTTAATGTAAAATAATAACTACCATTTCTGGTCGATTGTTGACACGAAATGGGAAAGTAGAATTTCCAATTCCTCGGCTGACCATCATCCGATAAGCAGGCATATTGGGATCGTAATGAATCCCACTGGTGAATGCAGGTAGCTTCCCTTGATCTGGAGCAAACAAGCCACCTAAGAAAGGCAATCTAACTTGTCCTCCATGCGCATGGCCACTTAGCGTAAGCGCTGGAACACGCGTTAAATCCATTAAATATTCTTCAAACAATTCTGGATGGTGTGCCAATAAAATACGCGGCTTTGTACGCAGCGATTCTTCAATAGTCACCTCTCTCAAAATAGGTTTTGGCGTGTTCTCAAAATCTTCTTTCTCAGACAAACCCATAACGACGATTCCGTCGTCTCCAATTGGCAACCAATCCGCTTCATCAATCAATACTCTCACTCCAGCAGAAGTTAGAACCGTTTCCCACTTTTGCAAGTGACCTGACATTAAGTCATGATTTCCGGTCACAGCATAAGTTGGGGCGATCTCCACTAATGCCTTACAAAAAGATTCCAATTCTTTTTCTGGAAAATCACCACGTACATCTATCAGATCACCAGTCAATGCAATCATATCTGGGTTTTCTTTTGCGACTTTTTCAATTAACCGTTTTATAGAAACGCCTTGACGTGGAAAATGTAAATCGCTTAAATGAACAATTTTTGCTCCACTTAATTTTTTCCCTGTGAAAGGCAATTTAATTTCAACTTGCGTTCGTTGTAGCAGTGTATTTTGTAGATATAAATAAAGAACGATACTACCTATAATGGCTAAAAATAGACCAACTATTGTCCATCCTGACATGAATATTCCCCCTTGACCAAACCAAAACTAATTATTTTTACTTCCTACTCTAATGAATTGATTCGTCTAGTATACTAGTCTTGTCTTATTGTATCATAGATTCCTTGATAAAACGGTTACCACGAATGGTTATCCTCAAAAAAAATTCCGTTTCTTATGGATAACAGAATCGGAATTGATTTTTTTATTTAATTTGTGTAAACCATTTTAGTATTTGTTAATGTATCAGCTGTTACTGATTTAAACGAGTACTGTTCCTTGCCACTTTTAATCTCAAGCTCAATAGCTTGGATTTCCTTTTCAGCATTATAGGTCATTAATAAATCTATCAGTCCTTTTGATTGAGTTAATATAGTATCCACACCTAATCCTTCTTCAATCGTTAGTTGAATCGTGAGGACGCCGGTCACTAAGTCAAAATTATTCTGGCTGACATCCCATTGTTTAGAAAGAGCAGTGTCTGAAACAGTATTTGCATTGTGGTAAAAATTTGTGATTTTTACCCCTTCATCTGTTGTTTCAGCTTTATAATTTAGTTCTTTTTTCAAATCCGGTTCTTGCACAGAATCATAATAAGTTAAAATAGCCACTTCTTGACGTTTTTCTTGTTTCAAATTAACTGCTTCTTCTACTAGTTCTTTTTCAGTACTAGCTGAATCAGAAACAATTTCCAAAACTTCTTTCTTCACTACTTGTTCAGATGAAAAAGAAGTCTGATAGGTACTAACTGACTTAATGTAAACCGGATGAAGAAGACCTCTTAACAAAATTAAAATTAAACCACAAAGCAAAACTAAACTTAAATGAAGGTAAATTGCGTTCTTTTTATGTATATGAGTATACTCTGTGAGAGTGTAAAATATTTTGTGTAAATGAAAAAATCCATACAAAAAAGGAAGTCCCTTCTGTAGAATAAAGTTAACGACAACCAATTCACAGAAAAGAGGACTTCCCTATGAATGATTTTACTACAGAAATTGTGCAAACTCTAGTCACTAAAGGCGATTTAAATGAATTATTCCGTTCGCACTTAGAAAAAGCGATAAACACACTCCTACGGACTGAATTAACGGCTTTTTTAGATTACGAAAAATATGATCGCACTGGTTTTAATTCAGGTAATTCGAGAAACGGTTCTTACTTTCGATCAATCAAAACCGAATATGGTGAATTAACATTGGAAATACCTAGAGATCGTAATGGTGAGTTTAAACAACAAACTTTACCAGCCTACAAAAGAACAAACGATACATTGGAAACCACTATTATCCATTTATTCGAAAAAGGTGTTACGATGTCTGAAATTGCTGATTTAATCGAAAAAATGTATGGGCATCACTATACTCCACAAACCATGTCCAACATGACTAAAGTTCTGACTGAAGAAGTAAACGCCTTTAAATCCAGAGCCTTAAATGATAAGTATGTCGCTATTTTTATGGACGCTACTTATATTCCATTAAAACGCCAAACCGTATCCAAAGAAGCGATTTATATTGCCATTGGTATACGAGAAGACGGCACTAAAGAAGTACTGAGCTATGCGATTGCTCCGACTGAATCAACATACGTTTGGAATGAGCTGCTACAGGATATTAACTCCAGAGGAGTTCAAGAAGTCTTGCTTTTTATTACGGATGGCTTAAAAGGCATGAAAGATACCATCCAACAAATTTATCCTAAAGCAAAATATCAGCATTGTTGTATCCATGTATCTCGTAATATTGCTCATAAAGTACGTGTCAAAGACCGAAAAGAAATCTATGATGACTTTAAGGCTGTTTATCAAGCTAACTCAAAGGAAGAAGCGAATACATTCTTATCCTGTATGATTGAGAAATGGAAGAAAAACTATCCTAAAGTGACGCAGTCACTCATAGAAAACCAAGATTTATTGACTTTTTATGAGTTTCCACCCAGTATTCGTAGAACCATTTACTCAACCAATCTAATCGAGTCTTTCAATAAGCAAATTAAAAAGTACAGCCGCAGAAAAGAGCAGTTTCAAAATGAAGAATCACTAGAACGCTTTCTAGTCAGCATTTTTGATACATACAATCAAAAATTTCTAAACAGAAGCCATAAAGGTTTCCAACAAGTAACCGATACATTAGTTTCAATGTTTACTGAGTAACTAATTATTTTGCAGAAGGACGATTTATTTACACAAAATTATTGACGCTCCCAATTTGTTACAATTTAGTAATTAGGTACTTAACAAACAGTCGTTTATTAAGTTTCATTCATTAATCTCTTTTTTTGTTGTTGGATTAAGATATAGGTAGATAAGATAGACACCCATTAACGCGATAATTACTGCAAAAGCAATTGGCTTTTGTAAGAAGGTAATGACATATCCAAAATATGGGATTATCATTTTTTGAGTCCCTATGTAGGAGTCTTCTAGTACAAAACCTTGATCTTGGATGTTATTAGCATCTCCTTTTGTTACTAATCCTTCAGCTGTTCTGTCCACTACTCTGTGCGTAACAAGTTCTTGGTTGTATTGAAACGTAATAATATCATTTTTCTTCACATTATCATAAGGTTCCATTTCGTCGATGATAAAATCACCTACTGCTATTTTAGGTTCCATACTTCCGCTGACGACAGTATATCCTTTGTATCCAAACAATCCGCTGCTGTCAGGAGCAGAAAAGAAGCTGATTCCAGCAATGATTACAAAAATAAGAACAACAACTACTGCTATAGTTGCTCCAATAGTTTTTACTATTTTCATGATTTAATTCCTCACTATCTTTAAACTGATTTAAAGATAGCATATCGCTAGTATAAAATCTAGATTATATCATTTATAATTAAACAAAAATCATTTATTTATTTGTAAAATACTTTATCAACTAAGCATCCATTGTATTCATTTTGCAATTGATTTTTAGATAAATTAGGTCGTACGACATACAGAGATTGAGAAGTATGATAAGCATTTGTTAAACCAAGCTTAATGCTTTCAGATAAAGATTCTCCCTGTAGACGATTAAATACCAATCCCGCACAAAAAGCTTCATTCATTCCCCATGTATAATGGTCATTTTGTTCGCTTGAGTAATTAAAAATATGGATACCCTCTTTTTGAGATCCATACGCAATTTTGGTGCTTCCTTTAGAAATGAAAACGTGATCAGGTCCTTTTCCATTATTCAACCATTTTTTCACAGCATGTATTAACTCTTCATCAGTTTTAATACTCATGTTAAAGTGAGCTTCCGATTCACTGGTTTTCGTAATCAGCATTTTTATTCCATTTAAATAGTTTGGAAGATTCGATAACTTTTGAACAGATACAGTTAATAGCACAATAGGGACATCATATTTAACAGCAAAACTAGTCAAAAATTCAGTTGTTTCCTTAGGGCAGTTTAAGTCGATAATGATGTACTTTGAGCGTTTTAAGACAGATAAGTGTTTATTGATCCAATCAGGAGTCATTTTCTCAAAAATATCCACTTCAGCTAAACCTAGAACCATTTCCCCGTTCTCATCGATTACTTCCATAAATGTTCCAGTAGGACATCCTTCTATTGTATCGACAGCTTTAATATTCATAAAATGTTCCGAATGACTTTCAATCATCTTCCATTCTGAATCATTCCCAGCAACCGAAAACAACATTACTTTTTCTTCTAGACGACCTAAATTTTCAGCAACATTACGTGCTACTCCCCCAACATTAGTCCTTGATAGTACATTATTTGATGTTCCTTGAATTAAGGTATCCTTGACTAGGTATCGGCGATCAATATTTGCTCCACCAATGCAAATAATAGGTTCTTCATCATTTAACACGTATGCCTTTCCCAACAAATAATCTTTTCTTACAAGTCCTGAAATGAGATTTGCTGTAGCGGAACGGGACAAACCAATCATATTTGCCAATTCTAGTTGTGCTATAAATGGATTCTCGCGTATCGTTTCTAAAATCAATTTTTCCTTTTCATTAAGGCTCATTGTATGTTTTCCTTCCTGAGTTGCATTTTTTGGCTGCTGATCAATTATTAGTTACATTAACTCATTAATGATCTGAAATTGATAATTTATTTTTTTGTAAGTATAGAACTGTTTCTTGATCAGATTTTGTGTTTAATGCATAATTTTCTTTGTACTGCTCGTGCCCTTTCCCTAATAATAAAACCCAGTCGCCTGATTGGGCATTTTCAATAGCTGTTTGAATAGCAATTGTTCGGTCCATAATGATACTTGTTGAATCTTCTACTTGGCATTCTTTTTGAATCATTACATAATCTTCGTATAATTTATCAATCGATGAACCAAAAAGTTCTGTTACGGTTAGAATAGACGAGTTGCTCAAGCGAGTCACATTTTCAAGCATTGCTTTTCGCTTAGACGTATCACGGTTACCTGCAAATCCAAATACTGTGATAACATGATTTGCTCCATTAGTGATTGCTGTATTGATTGCTATTTCTAGAGCATCCGGTGTATGCGCATAATCGACAACTACTGTGACTCTATTTTCTAAATAAAAGAGTTCAAATCGTCCTGAAATACCTGTGAAGTCTGACATATACGGTTCAATCTTTTCATACGGAACGCCTAACTCGTGGGCTGCACAGCTGGACATAGTCAAATTATACAAGTTATGCATTCCTGGTAATGGTGTACGTAGATTATACCTTTTAGTTTTATGCATTACTAATACACTGTTTAGTTTTTTACTTAAAATTTGACTATCGTTAGATGACTGTTCGCCCACTGTTAGAATCTTTTTACCTTCTGCAGTCAAACGTTCGATTAGTTTTATCCCCCAACTATCATCACTATTAATGATTGCTGTTCCATTTGGTTTAAGCTTTTGAAACAATAACGCCTTGCATTCAAAATATTCTTCCATAGTATTATGATAATCCAGATGATCATGCTGTAAATTATTAAATAGAGCATAATCAAATTGAATTCCTTCTAAACGATCTTGTTCCAGTCCTTGAGAAGAGACTTCCATAACAACAACTTGATCTGTTGATGCCACTAATAATTGATTGATTGTTTTCGCATTAGGGGTTGTATTAATCGTTTGAATTTTTTTACCGTTGATTTCATTATAGATGGTGCCAATCGAGGAAACACTATAACCTTGTTTTTCTAATAGATGTTTAATAAAAAAACTAATAGTGGTTTTGCCATTTGTTCCAGTAATTCCTATCATAATTTTATCTTTTGAGGGGTCTCTATAAAATAATTTCGCGACTTGCCCTAGAGCCTTTCGGGCGTTTTTTACTTTTAGATAAGGAACTTCTAAATCCATAAGTTCATTTTCTCCGATAATTAAAATAGCTCCATTAGTAATTGCTTGCTGAATATAGATATGTCCATCTTTTTTATATCCTTTTACTGCAATAAAAACATAGCCCGGTTTGATTTCATTTGAATTATCAGTAATTCCCTTCACTTTTAGTGACTGATCCAAGGTGTCGCTGTATTCTAAATGACCCATTGTTAGTATATCTGTAATTTTCATTGTGATCAGCTTCCCCTCTTTTCCTTTGATAGGAAACAAAGCAAATTTATACGATTACG
Proteins encoded in this window:
- a CDS encoding DEAD/DEAH box helicase, which codes for MIENSLPAFKQHWEALAYKEPSAIQEKVYEPLKTGKDVVGISPTGTGKTVAYTLPTLERVEPKAGVQVVILTPSQELSIQVGEVVQEWASQLGLNSQTIIGGANLNRQLDKLKEKPEIIVGTPGRIFEISETKKLKLHTVQTVILDEADQLLQQEQLATVRKLVNKMPGQRQMGFFSATSNELMQDLAKWFNVEPEWIDATEEDQSKGEVLHAYIETPTRKRVETLRRLTHMKDFRGLVFVNNVANLTLAFEKLNYEGISVAVLHGEKYKTERKQALQQFRDGKIKLLLTTDVGSRGLDIQDLPYVIQYDVPQTKESYIHRSGRTARMGKTGTVLTLVNERELREFKKLISSLEIKLNQVYLYGGEIVKERPLAEEQPETSEAVKAPVKVKKTIKPIVEATKKEIIEPVKKKKKHRKKVDKNKGARRKTKNKEVE
- a CDS encoding Gfo/Idh/MocA family protein, which gives rise to MLNLGIIGTNWITNQFVDAAIATQEYQLVGVYSRSFEKAKAFGEPYRATVFETSLEAFATNSDIDVVYVASPNSMHYEQAVTLMNAGKHVIVEKPIFSNPREWVAAAQVAEDNKVFLFEAARHVHEENFKIVKKEVKSIESLQGATFAYMKYSSRYDAVLNGEEPNIFSLNYSGGALADLGVYPLYAAISWFGMPETSHYFCTKIATGVDGKGTIILRYKGFDVTILAGKMVNSYLPAEIYGLNKTLSMDSIESITTIEVINGKTKLKESIAQKASENPMMDEAKDFADVINSPNDIAKQKEYKEWLTLSQEVNQVMTDLRKDAGIVFAADEK
- a CDS encoding helix-turn-helix domain-containing protein, which codes for MNRNKNVGVISAMRLLMDSSSLRRLELIELLNASDEWWTVEEIAFCLNCSVRSVKADIHYYNTSAHLPIKLVTSNHRGVKLIAPTTFQMESVYQEILAKNLNFQLLECLYNETHYSIDDYAGKLFTSTSSIIRSIKQINLFLDQYKLSIQKNPIAIVGPEKQIRYFYSIFFWEKYGVKIDVTGHPNFYEVKQIVHKFAKKMNIALSDIMGNKLSFYLLINLERISNGHMLETYTPPMKIEKNILDSIEELLNELPFHIPKQEIYYIGFCFINQFLRPNIQTSHLSKELVIVYQQVGLFLTHFSEKNKFVLSNKIELQQIIFHHIVYKREFQGQDYFLVNRTKITLQHIDNIYHSFIMLAIAELENWANDEWFPRENEDISEFLYLMIINWKGLTNQIIELQTKISVLLISQFGETHELFLAEILKSFFPNELVCYSSAEGKVGNTKIQIVVTDAQVEVVKKKIAKDIPIIGIEYAPNERNWKNIQDCLSDIKQTKENGKSWLNAYSHFN
- a CDS encoding aldo/keto reductase, translated to MVVSLLDRMALNNGYTIPGIGLGTSGMTGREAEDAVFAAIMKGYRLIDTASQYDNEEDVGRGINRAVSSGVSRDEVFLVTKIWKTDAGFDNAIQSFEASLSRLNQPYVDLLLIHWPDKDDAVNLDTWRALEDIYESGRARSIGVSNFSRGDLSELLKEAKVNPAVNQYEVYPGHPNEDLNDFCDSENIVTMAYSPLKRGNVSKERHLTTIGEKYGKTASQVALRWDIQRDVIPIPKSSNKDRMQENIEVFDFMLSDEDMNTINNLDKQNRDRNPNETYRAGNLRVRTSREKKQGRR
- a CDS encoding metallophosphoesterase, encoding MSGWTIVGLFLAIIGSIVLYLYLQNTLLQRTQVEIKLPFTGKKLSGAKIVHLSDLHFPRQGVSIKRLIEKVAKENPDMIALTGDLIDVRGDFPEKELESFCKALVEIAPTYAVTGNHDLMSGHLQKWETVLTSAGVRVLIDEADWLPIGDDGIVVMGLSEKEDFENTPKPILREVTIEESLRTKPRILLAHHPELFEEYLMDLTRVPALTLSGHAHGGQVRLPFLGGLFAPDQGKLPAFTSGIHYDPNMPAYRMMVSRGIGNSTFPFRVNNRPEMVVIILH
- a CDS encoding IS256-like element ISEf1 family transposase, with product MNDFTTEIVQTLVTKGDLNELFRSHLEKAINTLLRTELTAFLDYEKYDRTGFNSGNSRNGSYFRSIKTEYGELTLEIPRDRNGEFKQQTLPAYKRTNDTLETTIIHLFEKGVTMSEIADLIEKMYGHHYTPQTMSNMTKVLTEEVNAFKSRALNDKYVAIFMDATYIPLKRQTVSKEAIYIAIGIREDGTKEVLSYAIAPTESTYVWNELLQDINSRGVQEVLLFITDGLKGMKDTIQQIYPKAKYQHCCIHVSRNIAHKVRVKDRKEIYDDFKAVYQANSKEEANTFLSCMIEKWKKNYPKVTQSLIENQDLLTFYEFPPSIRRTIYSTNLIESFNKQIKKYSRRKEQFQNEESLERFLVSIFDTYNQKFLNRSHKGFQQVTDTLVSMFTE
- a CDS encoding signal peptidase I, yielding MKIVKTIGATIAVVVVLIFVIIAGISFFSAPDSSGLFGYKGYTVVSGSMEPKIAVGDFIIDEMEPYDNVKKNDIITFQYNQELVTHRVVDRTAEGLVTKGDANNIQDQGFVLEDSYIGTQKMIIPYFGYVITFLQKPIAFAVIIALMGVYLIYLYLNPTTKKEINE
- a CDS encoding carbohydrate kinase, with amino-acid sequence MSLNEKEKLILETIRENPFIAQLELANMIGLSRSATANLISGLVRKDYLLGKAYVLNDEEPIICIGGANIDRRYLVKDTLIQGTSNNVLSRTNVGGVARNVAENLGRLEEKVMLFSVAGNDSEWKMIESHSEHFMNIKAVDTIEGCPTGTFMEVIDENGEMVLGLAEVDIFEKMTPDWINKHLSVLKRSKYIIIDLNCPKETTEFLTSFAVKYDVPIVLLTVSVQKLSNLPNYLNGIKMLITKTSESEAHFNMSIKTDEELIHAVKKWLNNGKGPDHVFISKGSTKIAYGSQKEGIHIFNYSSEQNDHYTWGMNEAFCAGLVFNRLQGESLSESIKLGLTNAYHTSQSLYVVRPNLSKNQLQNEYNGCLVDKVFYK
- a CDS encoding UDP-N-acetylmuramoyl-L-alanyl-D-glutamate--2,6-diaminopimelate ligase — translated: MKITDILTMGHLEYSDTLDQSLKVKGITDNSNEIKPGYVFIAVKGYKKDGHIYIQQAITNGAILIIGENELMDLEVPYLKVKNARKALGQVAKLFYRDPSKDKIMIGITGTNGKTTISFFIKHLLEKQGYSVSSIGTIYNEINGKKIQTINTTPNAKTINQLLVASTDQVVVMEVSSQGLEQDRLEGIQFDYALFNNLQHDHLDYHNTMEEYFECKALLFQKLKPNGTAIINSDDSWGIKLIERLTAEGKKILTVGEQSSNDSQILSKKLNSVLVMHKTKRYNLRTPLPGMHNLYNLTMSSCAAHELGVPYEKIEPYMSDFTGISGRFELFYLENRVTVVVDYAHTPDALEIAINTAITNGANHVITVFGFAGNRDTSKRKAMLENVTRLSNSSILTVTELFGSSIDKLYEDYVMIQKECQVEDSTSIIMDRTIAIQTAIENAQSGDWVLLLGKGHEQYKENYALNTKSDQETVLYLQKNKLSISDH